Proteins from a single region of Salvelinus fontinalis isolate EN_2023a chromosome 15, ASM2944872v1, whole genome shotgun sequence:
- the LOC129811216 gene encoding uncharacterized protein LOC129811216, with translation MQMEKLCAYRIYTVLVLLQRFSIPSWTLSPVPSPLLLLWILYPPGSAVEDNLYPPGSALEDILYPLVLQWRTFYTPWFCSGGQSIPSWFCSGGHSIPPGSAVEDILYPLVLQWRTIYTLLVLQGRTFYTLLVLQWRTFYTLLVLQWRTFYTLLVLQWRTFYNLLVLQWRTFYTLLVLQGRTFYTLLVLQWGTFYTLLVLQWRTFYTLLVLQWRTFYTPLVLQWRTFYTLLVLQWRTFYTPLVLQWRTFYTPLVLQWRTFYTLLVLQWRTFYALLVPAVEDNLYPPGSAVEDILYLPGSAVEDILYPPGSAVEDILYPPGSAGEDILYTPGSAVEDILYPPGSAVEDILYPPGSAVEDILYPPGSAVEDILYPPGSAVGDILYPPGSAVEDILYPPGSAVEDILYPPGSAVEDILYPPSSAVEDILYPPSSAVEDILYPPGSAVEDILCPPGSCSGGQSIPSWFCSGGHSIPSWFCSGGHSIPPWFCSGGHSIPSWFCRGGHSIHSWFCSGGHSIPSWFCSGGHSIPSWFCSGGHSIPSWFCSGGHSIPSWFCSGGHSIPSWFCSGGHSIPSWFCSGGHSIPSWFCSGGHSIPSWFCSGGHSIPSWFCSGGHSIPSWFCSGGHSIPSWFCSGGHSIPSWFCSGGHSIPSWFCSGGHSIPSWFCSGGHSIP, from the exons ATGCAGATGGAGAAACTGTGtgca TATAGAATCTATACCGTCCTAGTTTTGCTGCAGAGATTTTCTATACCCTCCTGGACTCTCTCTCCTGTTCCATCCCCTCTGCTGCTATTATGGATTCTATaccctcctggttctgcagtggagGACAATCTATACCCTCCTGGTTCTGCATTGGAGGACATTCTATACCCCCTGGTTCTGCAGTGGAGGACATTCTATACCCCCTGGTTCTGCAGTGGAGGACAATCTATaccctcctggttctgcagtggagGACATTCTATACCCCCTGGTTCTGCAGTGGAGGACATTCTATACCCCCTGGTTCTGCAGTGGAGGACAATCTATACCCTCCTGGTTCTGCAGGGAAGGACATTCTATACCCTCCTGGTCCTGCAGTGGAGGACATTCTATaccctcctggttctgcagtggaggacattctataccctcctggttctgcagtggaggacattctataacctcctggttctgcagtggagGACATTCTATACCCTCCTGGTTCTGCAGGGGAGGACATTCTATaccctcctggttctgcagtgggGGACATTCTATaccctcctggttctgcagtggagGACATTCTATACCCTCCTCGTTCTGCAGTGGAGGACATTCTATACCCCCCTGGTTCTGCAGTGGAGGACATTCTATaccctcctggttctgcagtggagGACATTCTATACCCCCCTAGTTCTGCAGTGGAGGACATTCTATACCCCCCTAGTTCTGCAGTGGAGGACATTCTATaccctcctggttctgcagtggagGACATTCTATGCCCTCCTGGTTCCTGCAGTGGAGGACAATCTATaccctcctggttctgcagtggaggacattctataccttcctggttctgcagtggagGACATTCTATACCCCCCTGGTTCTGCAGTGGAGGACATTCTATACCCTCCTGGTTCTGCAGGGGAGGACATTCTATAcactcctggttctgcagtggaggacattctataccctcctggttctgcagtggaggacattctataccctcctggttctgcagtggaggacattctataccctcctggttctgcagtggaggacattctataccctcctggttctgcagtgggGGACATTCTATaccctcctggttctgcagtggaggacattctatacccccctggttctgcagtggaggacattctataccctcctggttctgcagtggagGACATTCTATACCCCCCTAGTTCTGCAGTGGAGGACATTCTATACCCCCCTAGTTCTGCAGTGGAGGACATTCTATaccctcctggttctgcagtggagGACATTCTATGCCCTCCTGGTTCCTGCAGTGGAGGACAATCTATaccctcctggttctgcagtggaggacattctataccttcctggttctgcagtggagGACATTCTATACCCCCCTGGTTCTGCAGTGGAGGACATTCTATACCCTCCTGGTTCTGCAGGGGAGGACATTCTATAcactcctggttctgcagtggaggacattctataccctcctggttctgcagtggaggacattctataccctcctggttctgcagtggaggacattctataccctcctggttctgcagtgggGGACATTCTATaccctcctggttctgcagtggaggacattctataccctcctggttctgcagtggaggacattctataccctcctggttctgcagtggaggacattctataccctcctggttctgcagtggaggacattctataccctcctggttctgcagtggaggacattctataccctcctggttctgcagtggaggacattctataccctcctggttctgcagtggaggacattctataccctcctggttctgcagtggaggacattctataccctcctggttctgcagtggaggacattctataccctcctggttctgcagtggaggacattctataccctcctggttctgcagtggagGACATTCTATACCCTAG
- the ccdc177 gene encoding coiled-coil domain-containing protein 177 codes for MYFLEAFGIFNKPAMVDPSEPEDQTKGKQMEALPVASAPTRLPDQASAPARLPDQASAPTRLPDQASAPARLPDQASAPARLPDQASAPARLPDQADGKATEECEGVGGSDAETTPIHSAGLGERMVAPPPVAQESNPPSPHTQPQLQGPTDRQLHSPSPPDFQPPSPHTQPQLQGALDRQLHSPSPPDFQPPSPHTQPQLQGPTDRQLHSLSPPDFQPPSPHTQPQLQGPIDRQLHSPSPPDFQPPSPHTQPQLQGPIDRQLHSPSPPDFQPPSPHTQPQLQGPLDRQLQVPPFAPPDCQLPSPHTQLQSPSVSLEAATPLSDSSQAPNPLPQELQPPSSDPEPSKPSPKLHLDLYNFDTPVAEGSRYVLTSPRSLEACARCGVKPVEILSRPLSDFAREAPGRSMRVATGMFEVYEKDRHAKLRACREERERIIREDKRRILQAAVNGHAASSTEEQHRAPVTPSLTQLSKPGPVASSPTKPKPSPSSREQASKAATTTPGPSINKTSTNPLAKSSSLQSSKTSSFGSVSSSSKGLDCGFGSAKRPKSSELTKAPRPVSGPPPVVRKIPSSTTTTATTPKASNTFPRSASKPSCFPRTTTSMTSTMFKSSVQSPVTPTTAALNGITGGLGGPFPHHNGHPVSTPKGRGKSHSLESLQRRMDTISTSTTNSTTTCTSSGEESGASSSYSWDGPRDHWAKSSSPRARTLATFNSLMGRSLSLGDLSHSLQTTQKVERIVKEVRRRGLKAVPERDRKIAALMLARYQEEDIMSQTRYVAHLQWDSEKRLGDLQREREDREKQRAVLQCQRAWQSQVSHRQRRLSQQERESSAAKLRQVAESEERWRELAELQERSRQQRLQQTAREEKQKKEQQEQNLKALEEDRAAVLEQEQLLLKEKLTIAELKKQEKEHQAHEERRGLNRAERRRHAALIREIARREEEEREEARKAAEEKLSRSLENYEQIVERRDKELKEKAKREEQQIQKARRSAEKREKQQQQQVEARAKEAERRAQQAALVAEEKAKEKAQRAVQSRQEKERLQRLNRQRVEGEEQARRMELLQSIERKLEKSEQIFREKRAVLESARSTARASFHVRDRVREETNMRTFDKMDLEAQFQFKASLDDK; via the exons ATGTATTTTCTGGAAGCTTTCGGGATCTTTAATAAG CCAGCTATGGTTGACCCGTCTGAGCCAGAGGACCAGACCAAGGGGAAACAGATGGAGGCCCTGCCGGTGGCCTCTGCACCCACCAGACTACCAGACCAGGCCTCTGCACCCGCCAGACTACCAGACCAGGCCTCTGCACCCACCAGACTACCAGACCAGGCCTCTGCACCCGCCAGACTACCAGACCAGGCCTCTGCACCCGCCAGACTACCAGACCAGGCCTCTGCACCCGCCAGACTACCAGACCAGGCTGATGGGAAAGCAACAGAGGAGTGTGAGGGTGTGGGTGGCAGTGATGCAGAGACCACACCCATACACTCTGCTGGGCTGGGGGAGAGGATGGTAGCTCCTCCCCCTGTTGCACAGGAGTCCAATCCTCCCAGTCCACACACCCAGCCCCAGCTTCAGGGCCCTACTGACAGGCAGCTTCATTCTCCAAGCCCTCCAGACTTCCAGCCTCCCAGTCCACACACCCAGCCCCAGCTTCAGGGCGCTCTGGACAGGCAGCTTCATTCTCCAAGCCCTCCAGACTTCCAGCCTCCCAGTCCACACACCCAGCCCCAGCTTCAGGGCCCTACTGACAGGCAGCTTCATTCTCTAAGCCCTCCAGACTTCCAGCCTCCCAGTCCACACACCCAGCCCCAGCTTCAGGGCCCTATTGACAGGCAGCTTCATTCTCCAAGCCCTCCAGACTTCCAGCCTCCCAGTCCACACACCCAGCCCCAGCTTCAGGGCCCTATTGACAGGCAGCTTCATTCTCCAAGCCCTCCAGACTTCCAGCCTCCCAGTCCACACACCCAGCCCCAGCTTCAGGGCCCTCTGGACAGGCAGCTTCAGGTTCCTCCCTTTGCCCCTCCAGACTGCCAGCTTCCCAGTCCACACACCCAGCTACAGAGCCCTTCGGTCAGTCTGGAGGCAGCAACCCCCCTTTCAGATAGCAGCCAAGCTCCGAACCCTCTACCTCAAGAGCTCCAGCCTCCAAGCAGCGACCCAGAGCCCAGTAAACCATCCCCCAAGCTGCACCTGGACCTGTATAACTTTGACACCCCGGTGGCAGAGGGAAGCCGTTACGTCCTGACCAGCCCCCGCTCCTTGGAGGCCTGCGCCCGCTGCGGGGTCAAACCCGTGGAGATCTTGTCACGCCCGTTGTCAGACTTCGCCCGTGAGGCCCCGGGACGGTCCATGCGCGTGGCGACGGGCATGTTTGAGGTGTATGAGAAGGACAGGCACGCCAAGCTGAGAGCAtgccgggaggagagagagaggatcatcaGGGAAGATAAGAGGAGAATCCTTCAGGCTGCAGTCAACGGACATGCTGCATCATCTACAGAGGAACAGCACAGAGCACCAGTCACACCCAGCTTAACTCAGCTATCTAAACCGGGCCCTGTGGCCTCTAGTCCTACTAAACCTAAACCTTCCCCCAGTAGTAGAGAACAGGCCTCTAAAGCTGCTACTACAACACCAGGTCCAAGCATTAATAAAACTAGTACAAATCCTCTAGCTAAAAGTAGCTCTCTGCAGTCCTCTAAAACCAGCTCATTCGGCTCTGTGTCCTCATCATCTAAAGGTCTGGACTGTGGTTTTGGTTCTGCTAAACGTCCTAAATCCTCAGAACTAACCAAGGCACCCCGCCCTGTCTCAGGTCCACCTCCAGTGGTCAGAAAGATCCCcagcagcaccaccaccaccgccaccacaCCGAAAGCCTCCAACACCTTCCCCAGATCAGCCTCCAAACCCTCCTGCTTCCCcagaacaaccacctccatgacatcCACCATGTTCAAGAGTTCCGTGCAGAGCCCAGTCACCCCGACTACAGCAGCTCTCAACGGCATCACAGGGGGTCTCGGAGGGCCGTTCCCTCACCACAACGGCCACCCTGTGTCCACTCCAAAGGGCAGAGGGAAGAGCCACTCCCTTGAGTCCCTACAAAGGAGGATGGATAccatctccacctccaccaccaactCTACCACCACCTGCACCTCCTCTGGAGAGGAGTCCGGCGCCTCCTCCTCCTACAGCTGGGATGGACCCAGAGACCACTGGGCCAAGTCCTCCTCCCCCCGTGCCCGCACCCTGGCCACCTTCAACTCCTTGATGGGGAGGAGCCTTAGCCTGGGGGACCTCAGCCACTCCCTCCAGACCACCCAGAAGGTGGAGCGTATCGTCAAGGAGGTGCGGCGGCGGGGGCTGAAGGCGGTTCCGGAGCGGGACAGGAAGATCGCTGCTCTGATGCTGGCCCGGTACCAGGAGGAGGACATCATGAGCCAGACGCGATACGTGGCTCACCTGCAGTGGGACAGCGAGAAGCGCCTGGGGGACTTGCAGCGGGAGCGGGAGGACCGGGAGAAGCAGCGGGCTGTGCTGCAGTGCCAGCGGGCGTGGCAGTCCCAGGTGTCCCACCGCCAGCGCCGGCTCAGCCAGCAGGAGAGAGAGTCGTCGGCCGCTAAGCTGCGGCAGGTGGCGGAGAGCGAGGAGCGGTGGAGGGAGCTGGCGGAGCTGCAAGAGCGCAGTAGGCAGCAGAGGCTCCAGCAGACTGCCAGGGAGGAGAAACAGAAGAAGGAACAGCAGGAGCAGAACCTCAAGGCTCTGGAGGAGGACAGGGCTGCAGTGCTGGAACAGGAGCAGCTCCTCCTCAAGGAGAAACTTACCATTGCCGAGCTGAAGAAGCAGGAGAAGGAGCACCAGGCCCACGAGGAGCGCCGGGGACTGAACCGGGCCGAGAGGAGGCGCCATGCAGCCCTGATCAGGGAGATCGcccggagagaggaggaggagcgggaGGAGGCACGGAAGGCTGCGGAGGAGAAGCTGAGCCGTTCCCTGGAAAACTATGAACAGAtcgtagagaggagagacaaggagCTGAAGGAGAAGGCTAAGAGGGAGGAGCAGCAGATTCAGAAGGCAAGGAGGTCTGcggagaagagggagaaacagCAGCAACAGCAGGTGGAGGCCCGGGCCAAGGAAGCAGAGAGACGGGCCCAGCAGGCAGCTCTGGTGGCAGAGGAGAAAGCCAAGGAGAAAGCCCAGAGAGCAGTACAGAGCAGgcaggagaaggagagactacaACGACTCAACAGACAGCGTGTGGAAGGGGAGGAGCAAGCCAGGAGGATGGAGCTCCTGCAGTCCATCGAGAGGAAGCTGGAGAAGAGTGAACAGATCTTCAGGGAGAAGAGAGCCGTGCTGGAGAGCGCTCGCTCTACCGCCCGCGCCTCCTTCCACGTACGGGACCGGGTCAGGGAGGAGACCAACATGAGGACCTTTGATAAGATGGATCTGGAGGCTCAGTTCCAGTTCAAAGCCAGCCTGGATGACAAGTGA